Part of the Candidatus Delongbacteria bacterium genome, TCATGTCAATAGCAGGGATGAACTAATTATGAAAAACCTTTTTATAATGGAAGGAGATTCAGTCAATCCCGTAAATTTAGTCCAGAGTGAAAAAAAGCTAAGAGAACTAGATTTTATAAATGAGATCTATATTGATCTTGAAATTGACTCCACTGATACTAATTTGGTAGATTTGAGTGTCATCACAAGAGATAAATGGTCAGTTCATTTCAAACCAATAACATTTGGAGAAAATCTTGTTAGTTTTAATGTCTCAGAAAGAAATTTTTTGGGATATGGAAACAGTTTAGGTACAACAATTTATTTAGACAGGAAATTGCTACCAAGAATCGGATATCAGAGCAGTCTTGATTTATCAAATTTTAATGGATCCCTTGTCGATTTAAATCTAACTATTACTGATAATTTTCAAAACAGAGGATACTCCCTATCGGCAATTAGAAATTACGAAAGAATCAATCAAAGAATGGGGGGTGGTTTATTTTATGAAAATAGTGGAGCCTATGTTTCTAAAGACACTCTTTCATTTCTTTATAAGCATCAGGAAAAAGTTATCTGGGGAGGATTGGCAAACCCATATATTATGAAAAATGAAAGATCAGACTTCAATTCCAATTATATAAATCTATTCTTTAAATCAGAAAATTTCAGTATTAGACCGTATACAGATAAATTTACCAACCGAATATACCATAATTTCAATTTTTATTGTCTAAATTACTCAACCCATGATAGGGATTACTATCAGATGGAGATGATAACTTCACCTGACAGAGTTGAGGATATCATTTCAGGTAAAATGTTTTTCTTTGATATCGGATTCGAAAATGGTGAACATCATAACAGACCCTACATTGGTGGAGGATTTAAAAGGGCGTTTTTCTGGCAAAATAATTATCTGTTTTACTCTTTTGGAGTTGGCTCATTTATAAGAAAGAATAATTTTGAGCAATTAAAATTAAGGGCTAATTTTCAGGGATTTAGCAAATTGTTAAATATTACGGAAGGATATAATCTTAGAATTCATAATAAATTTGATTTGCTTTCAGGCTTTTACATGTTTGATAGACAATTTCTAAATATTGGTGAGAATAATGGCTATAGAAGTATTGAAACAAGTAAAGACAAAGGTCTTACGAGGGCAGTTGTTTCAATTGAACCTACCCTTTTTACTGAATGGAAGTTTTTGGGGTTTAATACTACTCCCTATATTTTTACAGATATTGGCTGGTTAGGGAATGATTTGTTTTTTAAAAATTTCGGAAATCCGGGATTTTGTAGCGGTTTTGGTTTTAGATTTAGTAATCCTAAAACAGTTTTTGGAATTTTTCAATTGTTTTTTTCTTATACATCCAAATCTTTTGGCAGCGATTCAAGACTGATAAGAACAAAAAATGATCCAGGATTAGAGTTGCCACAATTTGACCCAGGTTATCACGATGTCTATGATTTTTAATTATAGCATTTTTTGATAAAACAGATAAGTTTAATAAATTCTCATTTTTTAATAAATTTACAATTATATTACATCTAGAATCAAGACTGGTTGGTGAGATGAAAACACCCTTACTCATGTCAATATTGATTTTGAGTTTTTTTGCCTTATCAAGAGAACTTAAAGTTACTGCTGATTTCTGGATGCCATTCAATGGAAAACCAAATAGTGAAAACGAAGGTTTTGTCGTTGAAATATTGAGAGAAATATATGAGCCAAAAGGTTATACTGTTAATTATTTTATCAGACCCTGGTCAAGAGCTGTAATGATGGGATATAAAGGTGAGGTGGATCTTATTATTGGTGCTGTATTTGAAGAAGCGAAAGGCTTTTATTTTCCTGATGAACCAATAGGATTATTATCTAATGATTTTTATGCTCTTAAAAATAGCAAATGGAAATATGAGGGATACGATTCCTTTAAAAACATAAGAATTGGAATTATTAGAGATTATTCTTATGGAGAGAATTTAGATAGGTTTATCAAAG contains:
- a CDS encoding transporter substrate-binding domain-containing protein, translating into MKTPLLMSILILSFFALSRELKVTADFWMPFNGKPNSENEGFVVEILREIYEPKGYTVNYFIRPWSRAVMMGYKGEVDLIIGAVFEEAKGFYFPDEPIGLLSNDFYALKNSKWKYEGYDSFKNIRIGIIRDYSYGENLDRFIKANKNLFDANVGENALELNIKKLLLGRIDILIDTKAVVDLKLNEMNLNDTITYIGCDDTADSLFVAFSPLIDDSKTLIRIFDMGISEIRQSGRLKQILAKYGQKDWKKTQR